The genomic DNA CCTTTATTCAGCATCTGTGAAAAATCAGGGCTGTGTTTCTGGGTGTGGTGACCTGGGGGGTGACCAGGCCTTTGAAATCTCCTGCTCCAGGGCCCCTAACTCATGAGTGGTCTGGATTTCCTCTTTGCTCTCAAGTGGCTCCATACCTGAAGGACAGTACTCTGTACCCagaccccccacctccccccgaCTGGCCGGATTCCCTATCCTCCCCACGCCCAGGAGGCAAGCTTCTTTTGACACCTCAGCCCTCCTCAGCAGGGTGGACTAAAATCAGCAAAGTAGTCCCCGGGCTCAAACAGTTTCAAAAcataagaaacagaagagaagttTAGGAAGATAATTCCAATTTCTTTGCACTGTGATGCCAAGGTGTGTGTATTATTCTGACATTTGCACTCAGGGtatctttttcttactaaaaACAATATGAAGTACAGAGGTTGGGTTCCCATTCCAGCCCACAGAAGCCTAAGAAAGCCACAATGTAGTTAAAACAATGCTCTTTTCCAATAAAGAGTGCAGGACCTAAtactcatgatttttttttcctttaaaaagggaatagaaacaaaatgtaaaaagtttGTATTTATCAAAAAGTGTGGACAGGGAAAAGTATGTttagggaaataagaaaatacagatggAAGATTTTTGGAGACTCTAAAAAAAGACTTGTAGGTACTTCAGAGGCCTTTGGAAGTTGAGGGCGTGGGTTCTTCTAAGGTCTAATtgtattttaaagggaaaaaaatcttccttttctctgatgCAGATTCGTCACCAGCTCTGATGCTTATCCATGATACTAAGGACTTTTTTTGAGCTGTATGACttagaaatggaatgaaaagaagcaagagaaattttTCTTGAGGGAACTAAGTAATAAAATAGCAGAGAAAAGTCAGTGGAAGGGATAAAGAGGTGAGTAGGGTTGCCTGGTGGCCAATGATGTGAGCCATGAGTGCGCTGTGTGTCCAGTGCCCCTGGATGGGAAGACAGAAGGTTCCCGGGGAAAGACTAGGTCTGCCATTCCCAACCTGGCACCTTGTGACCCCATCAGTTCCAAACAGCTTGACTGCCACCAGGAGAAAAAGGATAATGTGTTTCATGGGGGGGAGTAGAAAAGAAGGGAGTACAAAAGAAGGGAGACATGGTTCGTGCTGTGCGTGGAGAATAGTtccctttaagaaaaagagaacaagtcCCCATTTGTAGTGTCTGCCAACTGCGTTGGTGTAAATAATCCCACTACTGGCAATTTCAAGCTACAAATGGTTTACTAACTGGCTCGCAACATTCCTGAATATGTAACAATCAGCTTCCACGAGCTGGTCAGAGCCACCTCCAACACACCACTGGGCAGGGCGGCTAACCATTTATATGTCCACATGGCTGCCAGTCAGACCCACCCACACAAGCGTAGCTCTTCCATTCTGTGAGTGTGACATCTTAATTACTTTGATGGTTACTTATTCAAAATCTGCAGAATATCCATGGAGTTCCGTAAAAGAGGATGTCTCAAAAGCACATCCTTTGCCTAAAAGCCACGAGAAATCAGAGGGCAGAAGGCAGTTTGATTAGTCTAAATTTAAATTCAAGAATCATCAGATTGCTGAATTCTTGGGACCATGTTAAATTTTCTGACGATATTTTCCTtcatgtgagtttttaaaaagtcaaagaaaaaaatcacccagtGGTTTTTCTGGAACAATTTTAAAAACGCAAAAACCAGGGCACGttcttagaaaaattttaatgcatttccAAAGCGGATGAGAAATCGAAGAGAATGTATCTGCTGACCTGTTATTCTATGTATTCGCCTCGTCACGCTGTCTATCAGACTCAAAGTGATGGAGAACGGGGAAAGGTGTCGTGACACAGTGGCCACCCCTGTGAGGTGGAGGCGAGGGAGAGCTAACACGCAGACAAAGAGCATCCCGCAGACCcgagaggaagaggagagccaGTAGGGGCATCATcttccagcctctccctgctGGTCACACAGTCACCATGATCTGATCCAGACATTTGCGTTTTAGGTCGGGCACCGTGGCCTCTTGGCTGGGGTACCCCACGGGGAGCAGCATCAACAGCTTTTCATTCGTGGGCCGGCCCAGGAGCACCCTCAGACGGGGGCCACAGTTGAGAGGAGTGGTAGTGACAGTCACCAGTCCTGCATTCTaaaacaggagaggaaaagaatacGCACGTTTTGAAGTCAGCAGGCAAAGTCACGGCTCTGCTTCTGGCCTGGGGACATTCTACTCCCTATTGGACCTGCTCGTCCCATTATTTCCATGAAGTCGGGCACCAAAGAGGCTGCCAGCTGGGGCAATGGGTATCTTGAATCTTACCTGCTCTCTTCAACCTCCCCAGTCCTCACATTCTTTTAACCAATGAGAAGCTTCTCGAAGAAGAAAAATACTAGTCTTGTTTTTCACTGATGCTTAAGAAACGGACATGGTTATTTCATGGGAAGAAACTTGGAGAATCTGCTTACACCAAGGGAACGGCGCAAACAATGGGAGGTCCTATGATTATAGAACCAGCAATGGCGGCACAGCATCGTCCCCAGCTGAAAATACTTACGTTCCATGATAGAGAACCCAGTGCCGAGGGATACGCTGGAGGGGGAGGAAATACTTCATCaacctctcccccagcccctctggctAATAAACATCTAATGAAAATCTTGTGTAGCTTCAAGACACTTCTGGAGCCGACCCTCTTCATCCCCTACCCTTCCCAATCGGCAGTCACTGCTAAGCCTGAGCTGGAATGAAATTCTGGAGCTGCCTCGGACAGTCTTGCACAAGCTCATTTGGTCCAGTCATCACGCTGTCTGTTCCGATGGAGGCTTCAGGAagatttctttcctccctcacaAATGGGCTACACTCAGCCTTATGGAAAGCTAGAGGGCAGCAAAGTCAACACTAAAGTGAAAAAGGCTGCAGATTTGAAGGTGCAGAAGCTACCTTGTGAATTGAGCTCTCTGAAGGTCTAAACAGCTTCTTCAGGGACCCTAAGATGGATGGGGGCGCCCCGTGGTTCGATGTTGCGCAGTGATTCCTTTATTTATCCGCTTACAGAATTAGGAAGGTAATAAGATGCCAGCTCCTTTAGGACAATTTTTCAAGCAATCTAAAAAAACACATTCCTCTTTTGTGTAACAATGACTATATTTTGTACGATGTTTTCAGcatccaaatttttcttttagtgaagaAGCACATGTGTTTTTGGAATTGATTGTCCCTTGAAAGTGGGATCACTCCCTCttataatctttattttgcttgtttactGTCACTCTCCATCCCAGGACTCCAGTCCCCACCAGTTCATGAAGCCACCATTCCTGGTGCCTCCCagggaaatatttgttgagggaaCGAATTGAACCCCATGAGAGGCGTCCCTCAGTGCTGCTCCGTTTCATGCTTCGCGTTGCTCTAGCTACTGTGTAGGTGGAATTTTTTTAAGCACGTGGACATCTTTCTAGTGCAATGTAAACTCAACTTCTCAGGAAAGGAGAGTCCTCCTTAGAGCTTTTTAATCATTCCATCGGCTCAGACAACAACGGAAAACACAGCTAGGAAACCAGTCCCTGGAACTTTGAGCTCTGATGCCCTTTCCCGTGTCGGCCCAAACCCTTGAAGCTCCATGTCGTTACAGGTGAAGGAGAATACAACAACCATTTTTCTGACCCTGAAATGACGTTGTAAGTGAATTTTCAGGAAGAGTGCCAGCTTGTTGAACCATCAAACTCACCAATCCTGGCTTCCAGAGTCATTTTTCACTGAGTTACCTTACTTAGGAATTTAACTTTAGATAAACAATTTCCACAGGTTCCTGAGCTAGAAACTCAGCTGGGATTTGCGAATAAGGCCACCATTTGGCCCCCAAGGATCACTTCTCTCTCTTGGCCAGGGTGGGAGGGTAACGTACCTGCAGGGCAGCCAGGAGGATGCCGCAAGCGATGGAAACACTGATCTCGCTGTAGTAATGGACCTTTCTTTGGCCATTTGCAGCAAAACCATGCACTTGTTtaaaaatgagaatcaaaacAGGTGCTGTGTCCAGGTACTCTTTAATCCAATTGgttctgaagggaaaaaaaatattccagagaatatttgcttttaatgatttttatctttatactaCCTTAGCGTATTTACgttgaaaataaaaccatttactTGTCTTGCGTTTAAATTGAAAAGGAGCaggatatttgtttgtttgtgtcttgttcatctttttctatccAGGGtcattcaattcaataaatgCATTAATAAGGGCCTAGTATGGCAAGGCACATGAAACGCTGAAAGATGCAAAGATGGATCCTATAATCAAGAGGGCGATAAgccaaatttggcaaaataaaCCTTGGAAAGTgctatgaaagaaatagaagccaAGTGCATTAGGAGCCCCACATTACTCACCGCATATGATTATTGTGAGGGTGTAATcagctaaaatataaaaagtgctTAAAGTAGTACCTAGTCCATAGTGCCGTGTATGTGTCAGCTAGTGTTATGATTATTACTCATATTATTTTACAGTGAATaacaaaaaaatgtctaaaatacgAGATGAAGAATAACTAATTTACCTACGTTCAAAGGCAAGTTAGtaatttttacagatttttttgtacttatttattttgcctaGGTGTACACTGGTATCTAATATTCTGGGCTTGTTCAATTTTAGAAGAATTTATTATGCCATCACAGTGGAGCTAACTAAAAGAGAGCAACGTGGCGCAAGGCCTGTTAAACAAGGACAAGTAGCGCCTTCTGCCTGGTGGAGGGCTCAAGCAGGAAGAGACACAGTTTGGCAGGTAGATTGGGCCCAGATTCCATATCATTGAGCCTTTAATGACAGCTGTGGGCTTCAGAGTTGACTCAAACAGGATGTCAGGACACATGCTCATTTGCaattcaatttaacaaacatttattcgtTTACCCACAGTGCATCAGCACTCTGCTAGATGGTATAAGACTTTCTTAAACTGGAGCTCCCTCGACCCCTAGAGTTtatatatatgtgcgtgtgtcCATACTGTCTGCAGAGAAAGTCTGTAGCTTTAATTGGATTCTCAAGAGTATCTTGGTGTACAACAAAGGTTTCTAGAATATGGCCTATAAAAcgaaaaggaaaggaaaccaatTATTAAAATACTATGTGCTAATGGCTATTTTTGATGCATGGGAGGTGTATGTTAGGTGCTTTGGGCACAGAGCTGAGAGAGCAATTAATTCTGTCTTCGGAGGGGACAGTGACGGGGCTGGCAGTGTTTTGTCGGTACTGCCCCCTCCCGGAGCACATCTCTCTAAAGCTAGAAACTCAACTCTGCTTTTACTCATCCCACTTTTTTGCCATGAATATGCAGTAAGATTTAGATATTCGTTATTAATGTCCGGCGCTTCTTCCAGAGCACTGTGATAACTCCATAGATATCAATTTCGATAGGGTTTAAATATCTGAGGAAAAAATTATTCTCTGGGGCCAAATAAACGAAAGAGCAGCAGGGCCAAGAGGCCGACTTCTCCTCACCCCAGTCCTGACTGTTCGATGAGAAGTCGCACGCCACCCTCCAAGATTGCCACGCAGTCGCCCTTTCTTAGCCTGCATCACAGTGGAGTGTTGGATGGCCCGTGTCAGAACTGGCCACTCAAGGCCCACAGCTGACAGCCAGACACGTGAGTCCTTCTACACTGTAAGTGCCAACGAGTCGAGATAGCCTCCCTCCTGAGTGGTCAGGACCAATATCTCTGCCCCAACCCGCCTCATGCTCAGCCTGAGAAGAGATTGGAGGCAAAGGAAATGGCTTTTGTGGGGAGTGAGTATTTGTACAGAGCACCCTGTGACTAGAGTTCTAAAATGACAAGGCTGTCTAGAAAGTGGAAGGGGACTGTTTTGATTATAAAAGTGACTGAGAAGTTCCGGAATCTCTCTGAGATATTAGGAAGGGCGACTGCCTCTCAGTGGGAAAGAGGGTTCAGCAAGGCATAGCTAGCTGTAGCCACTGGAAAAAATGAAACCTTGTATTTACGTCCCCTAACACACTGGGGCACCACAGTATAACTAGTCACACGGAATTCCAATCCACTTCTTTCTTGAGATAAGGAAGCCCACAAAGTTACTAACGCCTAATGGATATTACACTTGTACTCAACTTGTACTTTTACTAAACATGTACTAAAATTAAAGCCTGCTCTGCCATCATGTGGAAGATGCGATCTCTGTAGCAAGCTGTAATATACTTCACTCAAGATCCTGAGAAATATTTCACAATCTTATGTTCCAAGGTGGGAGAAGAGTGAAGTAAGTccttaaagttttatttactaATAATTATGTGGGTCAGAGTCTATTTCTTTACCAAAGATCCTTATGATTCTCACTATGTGGCATTATCATTCTACACACttaaaaactcatttaattttcataatgaaGTAGATGCTAGACTTattctcatttgacagatgaggaaactgaggtacagagaggctGGTAAGCGGTAGACCTCACATTTGAGCCATAGCCGTCTAGCTTTGGAGGACCTACTCTTAGTCtcgatctcatttaatcctgacaccAAGCTTTTAACAATATCATTTTGGGTAGAAAACAGGAGCTTagcatgatggttaattttatgtgtcaacatgaCTGGGCCACCGGGTGCTCATAGATTTGGTTAAACAATATTCTGGGTGTGTCCGTGAGGGTGCTTCTGGACCAGACTAACGTGTGAATGGGTAGACTGAGGAAAGCAGGTTGCCCTTCTCGCTGTGGGCGGGTCTCATCCAGTCTGCTGAAgccctgaatagaataaaaatgtggaggaaggggcgtgctctctctctgcctgactgtcttcgAGCTGGGACATCCGTCTTCTCCCGCCTTTCGTCTCGGCCCGGGAGTGGAATTTATACCATTGGCTCTCCCGCTTCACAGGCCTTCGGAGTCAGACTAGAACTGCACCATCAACCCTCCTGGGTCTGCCGCTTGCCTACTGCAGATCTTAGGACTGCTCAGCCTCCATGATCATGTGGACCAATtacttataataaatctctcggggccagctccgtggccgagtgattgTGTTAGcgcactccactgtggcggcccagggttcggatcctgggcgcagacatggcactgctcgtcaggccatgttgaggtggcgtcccacatcccacaactagaaggacctgcaactaagatatatgactgtgtacggggggggggggggggggggttaaaaaaaaataaatctctcatctctgtttctctctgtctctttatgtcttttctctctctctctctccctctccactgaTTCTGTTTCTATGGAGAATCCAGACTAATATGCTTAGAGAGAGTAAATAAATGCCTCAGGCCTTACAATTGAAAAACCAAAGCTAAGGTTTGAAGCCAGATCTGATTCTAGCTGGCATTCCCAACCACTCCACCGGATGTGGTGAAGCCGGACTTGACTTCCAGAATTCCTCCCAGAGGCAGAATCAAACTTTTTAACACCCaaaacaaaaccaggaaactgaagTCATAGTTACTTCATTTCAAGAGGCCAAACCAAACGTCCCTAATTGCACCAactttgtacctcagtttcttcaggtCTGTAACCCATCGGTGGCCCATTCTTTTCAAGtagtttatttcctcttcttcctcaatGATCTCCCGAATCTTATGCTTCGTGTCCGGGTCCTTCACGACCACAAAGGTCCAGGGCTCAGTGTGGGCCCCACTTGGGGCTGTTCCTATCATCcattaaattaaaatcagaaattaaaactgCAGGGAAAAGTGAGAATGTTAATTAAGAATAAATGTAATAACCAGCACTTGCTCCAAATGAAGTTAGATCGTCCAGCAAACCAGGGGCTTGGCAGGAGACAAGCCTGCTGCTGTCGACTCCGTTTCCCTCAGCATCAGTTTTGGGGGTCTCCAAACCAGCTAACTGATAT from Equus quagga isolate Etosha38 chromosome 8, UCLA_HA_Equagga_1.0, whole genome shotgun sequence includes the following:
- the IYD gene encoding iodotyrosine deiodinase 1, with the protein product MTMFLLTPVLAAVACILIVWLFKNAGRSIERRKGEPTGRAEARPWMDEDFKDSTDLCQVEEDADESQESEENVEHIAFSHTRYPEKEMVKRSQEFYELLNKRRSIRFISNEQIPMEVIDNVIRAAGTAPSGAHTEPWTFVVVKDPDTKHKIREIIEEEEEINYLKRMGHRWVTDLKKLRTNWIKEYLDTAPVLILIFKQVHGFAANGQRKVHYYSEISVSIACGILLAALQNAGLVTVTTTPLNCGPRLRVLLGRPTNEKLLMLLPVGYPSQEATVPDLKRKCLDQIMVTV